Proteins encoded together in one Impatiens glandulifera chromosome 1, dImpGla2.1, whole genome shotgun sequence window:
- the LOC124938317 gene encoding FACT complex subunit SPT16-like produces the protein MFNVPGTPFSSPESSNIDVRDAYFRCKDPRHLSDLVQKIETLRRQVTCRELEKAERATLVTQEKLQLGKFKPIMLSGLWIRPTFYGWNREGTLEAHANGFRYSTSSSSRSDEGVVDIMYANVKHAFHHPAMEKKMVALLHFHLHNHIMVGNKKTKDFQFSVQVIELVKNLWSSKIRINTDFQNFVNRTNVLWGQPQFQGLQFIEDGWWEFHNMFIEDGRWEFLNMEDLVSDSDNSQESSHHGYESDDGQSESEDEDDSEELLLVEYDDKEEDDSDEGSEEEASKADREKGAEEESDSEEEESKRRSNTNNHHHQGGMAKRPKFR, from the coding sequence ATGTTCAACGTCCCTGGAACTCCTTTCAGTTCACCCGAGAGTAGTAATATTGACGTTAGGGATGCATATTTCAGATGTAAGGATCCGAGGCATTTAAGTGACTTGGTACAGAAGATTGAAACTTTACGCAGGCAGGTGACTTGTAGAGAATTGGAGAAGGCCGAGAGGGCGACGTTAGTCACTCAGGAGAAGCTTCAGCTAGGAAAATTTAAACCGATAATGCTATCGGGTCTATGGATTCGCCCCACTTTTTACGGGTGGAATCGGGAAGGGACTCTCGAGGCGCATGCGAACGGGTTTCGTTACTcgacatcatcatcatcgagaTCAGATGAAGGCGTCGTCGATATCATGTACGCGAATGTGAAACACGCTTTTCATCACCCTGCGATGGAAAAGAAGATGGTTGCTCTACTTCACTTCCATCTGCACAACCACATAATGGTGGGAAACAAGAAGACGAAAGACTTTCAGTTCTCTGTCCAAGTGATTGAACTCGTGAAGAACCTGTGGAGCAGTAAGATTAGAATCAACACCGACTTCCAAAACTTTGTTAACCGAACGAACGTGCTGTGGGGACAGCCGCAGTTTCAAGGTCTCCAGTTTATAGAGGACGGCTGGTGGGAGTTTCATAACATGTTTATAGAGGACGGCCGGTGGGAGTTTCTTAACATGGAGGATTTAGTTTCGGATTCGGACAACTCCCAGGAGTCCTCCCACCACGGATATGAATCGGATGATGGGCAGTCGGAATCCGAAGATGAGGATGATAGCGAGGAATTGTTGTTGGTGGAGTATGACGACAAAGAGGAAGATGACTCCGACGAGGGATCGGAGGAAGAAGCGAGTAAAGCCGATAGAGAGAAAGGGGCGGAGGAGGAGTCTGATAGTGAAGAAGAGGAGAGTAAACGGAGGAGTAATACtaataatcatcatcatcaaggCGGGATGGCGAAAAGACCCAAATTCAGATAA
- the LOC124921675 gene encoding general transcription and DNA repair factor IIH subunit TFB1-1-like isoform X2: MSNHQLMTNRVTFNLTPEIIHQIFAEKPAVHQAFLKLVPSKMPEKDFWDKYCKAEYFHRTKSTAESAAAVVEDEGLAVFLKQDDVWEREARRKIRRVDPTLDMEADEGDDYTHLQDHGLVHEDNMDTNDSQYEEYRRSLSQVLNRHGAVVLDGRSIDGDLGDTRSVAEALAKSKQVEFANEMSDKEANQEQADRISRMAEIEDLQAPQDPPIAPLFIKDPRDYFDSQQVNAIRTLGDTLAGSRETKCRVRTVEAYGSMRECIAQIKHVGLSDPIVKPEVSLKVYNRLTQTISSPKFHLGKNPQASNLDMLPSSTKHDILHNWTSIQELLKHFWSSYPITTSYLYTKVNRLKDAMSTTYTRLQEMPAQSEFRHEVSLLVKPMIQTLDAAFAHYDAGLERRSEKSGDKRKGGGGFVA, encoded by the exons ATGTCAAACCATCAACTGATG ACGAATAGAGTAACATTTAATTTGACACCAGAGATCATTCATCAG ATTTTTGCCGAGAAACCAGCTGTCCACCAGGCATTTCTTAAGCTTGTACCAAGTAAG ATGCCTGAGAAGGATTTCTGGGACAAATATTGCAAAGCAGAGTACTTCCACCGGACAAAAAGTACGGCTGAATCTGCTGCGGCTGTAGTTGAGGATGAGGGACTTGCTGTTTTCTTGAAGCAGGATGATGTATGGGAACGTGAAGCTCGCCGCAAG ATTAGACGGGTTGATCCAACATTAGACATGGAAGCCGATGAAGGGGATGACTACACTCATCTTCAG GATCACGGACTTGTTCATGAAGATAACATGGATACTAATGATTCCCAGTATGAGGAATATCGCAGATCACTTTCACAAGTACTTAATCGTCATGGAGCTGTTGTTCTCGATGGGAGATCTATAG ACGGAGATTTGGGTGACACTAGATCTGTTGCTGAAGCACTTGCCAAGTCGAAGCAGG TGGAATTTGCTAATGAAATGTCTGATAAAGAAGCTAATCAAGAACAAGCTGATAGGATTTCTCGGATGGCTGAGATTGAGGATCTCCAGGCACCTCAAGATCCTCCCATTGCACCTCTTTTTATCAAG GATCCTAGAGACTATTTTGATTCACAGCAAGTCAATGCTATAAGAACTTTGGGAGATACGCTTGCTGGGTCAAGAGAAACGAAATGTAGAGTGAGAACAGTCGAAGCGTATGGCTCCATGAGAGAGTGCATAGCCCAGATTAAGCATGTAGGGTTAAGTGATCCCATCGTTAAACCTGAAGTTTCTTTGAAG GTATACAATAGGTTAACCCAGACTATTTCTAGCCCCAAGTTTCATCTCGGGAAGAATCCGCAGGCTAGCAATTTGGATATGTTGCCTAGCTCCACGAAACACGACATATTACAC AATTGGACTTCTATCCAAGAATTGCTCAAGCATTTCTGGTCATCATATCCAATTACTACTTCCTATCTCTATACTAAG gttaACAGACTTAAAGATGCCATGTCAACTACTTATACAAGGCTACAG gAGATGCCTGCCCAGTCAGAGTTTAGGCATGAAGTTTCCCTTCTCGTGAAGCCTATGATTCAG ACTCTGGATGCCGCATTTGCGCACTATGATGCAGGCTTGGAAAGAAGATCAGAAAAGAGTGGAGATAAACGAAAGGGAGGAGGAGGGTTTGTTGCATAG
- the LOC124921675 gene encoding general transcription and DNA repair factor IIH subunit TFB1-1-like isoform X1, with translation MERRIKLLQEDSELQKLHKQFVLGGVLTEAEFWATRKKLLERDAKVILKQRVGFKSAMLADVKPSTDGRTNRVTFNLTPEIIHQIFAEKPAVHQAFLKLVPSKMPEKDFWDKYCKAEYFHRTKSTAESAAAVVEDEGLAVFLKQDDVWEREARRKIRRVDPTLDMEADEGDDYTHLQDHGLVHEDNMDTNDSQYEEYRRSLSQVLNRHGAVVLDGRSIDGDLGDTRSVAEALAKSKQVEFANEMSDKEANQEQADRISRMAEIEDLQAPQDPPIAPLFIKDPRDYFDSQQVNAIRTLGDTLAGSRETKCRVRTVEAYGSMRECIAQIKHVGLSDPIVKPEVSLKVYNRLTQTISSPKFHLGKNPQASNLDMLPSSTKHDILHNWTSIQELLKHFWSSYPITTSYLYTKVNRLKDAMSTTYTRLQEMPAQSEFRHEVSLLVKPMIQTLDAAFAHYDAGLERRSEKSGDKRKGGGGFVA, from the exons ATGGAGCGCCGAATAAAGCTTCTTCAAGAAGACAG TGAATTGCAGAAGCTCCATAAGCAGTTTGTTCTAGGGGGTGTTCTAACAGAAGCTGAATTTTGGGCTACACGAAAG AAATTGCTAGAGCGGGAtgcgaaagtaatattgaaacaACGGGTGGGGTTCAAGAGTGCGATGCTTGCCGATGTCAAACCATCAACTGATGGTCGG ACGAATAGAGTAACATTTAATTTGACACCAGAGATCATTCATCAG ATTTTTGCCGAGAAACCAGCTGTCCACCAGGCATTTCTTAAGCTTGTACCAAGTAAG ATGCCTGAGAAGGATTTCTGGGACAAATATTGCAAAGCAGAGTACTTCCACCGGACAAAAAGTACGGCTGAATCTGCTGCGGCTGTAGTTGAGGATGAGGGACTTGCTGTTTTCTTGAAGCAGGATGATGTATGGGAACGTGAAGCTCGCCGCAAG ATTAGACGGGTTGATCCAACATTAGACATGGAAGCCGATGAAGGGGATGACTACACTCATCTTCAG GATCACGGACTTGTTCATGAAGATAACATGGATACTAATGATTCCCAGTATGAGGAATATCGCAGATCACTTTCACAAGTACTTAATCGTCATGGAGCTGTTGTTCTCGATGGGAGATCTATAG ACGGAGATTTGGGTGACACTAGATCTGTTGCTGAAGCACTTGCCAAGTCGAAGCAGG TGGAATTTGCTAATGAAATGTCTGATAAAGAAGCTAATCAAGAACAAGCTGATAGGATTTCTCGGATGGCTGAGATTGAGGATCTCCAGGCACCTCAAGATCCTCCCATTGCACCTCTTTTTATCAAG GATCCTAGAGACTATTTTGATTCACAGCAAGTCAATGCTATAAGAACTTTGGGAGATACGCTTGCTGGGTCAAGAGAAACGAAATGTAGAGTGAGAACAGTCGAAGCGTATGGCTCCATGAGAGAGTGCATAGCCCAGATTAAGCATGTAGGGTTAAGTGATCCCATCGTTAAACCTGAAGTTTCTTTGAAG GTATACAATAGGTTAACCCAGACTATTTCTAGCCCCAAGTTTCATCTCGGGAAGAATCCGCAGGCTAGCAATTTGGATATGTTGCCTAGCTCCACGAAACACGACATATTACAC AATTGGACTTCTATCCAAGAATTGCTCAAGCATTTCTGGTCATCATATCCAATTACTACTTCCTATCTCTATACTAAG gttaACAGACTTAAAGATGCCATGTCAACTACTTATACAAGGCTACAG gAGATGCCTGCCCAGTCAGAGTTTAGGCATGAAGTTTCCCTTCTCGTGAAGCCTATGATTCAG ACTCTGGATGCCGCATTTGCGCACTATGATGCAGGCTTGGAAAGAAGATCAGAAAAGAGTGGAGATAAACGAAAGGGAGGAGGAGGGTTTGTTGCATAG